One part of the Acuticoccus sediminis genome encodes these proteins:
- a CDS encoding TRAP transporter large permease, which yields MITVGILVALFVLLLLGIPVAFVLGGMGVMLLALGGFSPLMAPAGLLSAMDSFVLVAVPLFLLMANVMLKGGVGRDLFAALQAWVGHLPGGLAVATILSCGVFAAISGSSVATAATIGTVAIPEMTARGYPRHFTFGVLAAGGTLGILIPPSLIMIIYGVITEESVLALFMAGVGPGIMMIILFIIYSILYARTQPSLERIEKASWEERRRSGIRALPTLILAAVVIAGIYRGWYTPTEAAAIGFAGALFVTGIVLRSLTLKALWEATVMSMRTTVAILLIVAGAKIFGKAIALYRIPQDVSSFIIDTIASPSLFIGAVAIVLLIMGLVMESLSLLLIMVPVLAGAMVPLGIDPIWFGVFFVIMVECALITPPVGLNLYVIQAVGNGTLTEVSRGILPFLALMLLTVLAITLMPAIALWLPFHL from the coding sequence ATGATCACGGTCGGAATCCTGGTGGCGCTTTTCGTGCTGCTCCTTCTGGGCATTCCCGTGGCCTTCGTCCTCGGCGGGATGGGCGTCATGCTGCTGGCGCTGGGCGGCTTCTCGCCGCTGATGGCGCCGGCCGGGCTGCTCTCGGCCATGGACTCGTTCGTCCTCGTCGCGGTGCCGCTCTTCCTGCTGATGGCCAACGTGATGCTGAAGGGCGGGGTGGGGCGCGATCTCTTCGCGGCGCTGCAGGCCTGGGTCGGGCACCTTCCCGGCGGCCTCGCGGTGGCGACCATCCTCTCCTGCGGCGTGTTCGCGGCGATCTCCGGCTCGTCCGTGGCGACCGCTGCCACCATCGGCACCGTCGCGATCCCCGAGATGACCGCGCGGGGCTACCCGCGGCACTTCACCTTCGGCGTGCTGGCGGCCGGCGGAACGCTCGGCATCCTGATCCCGCCGTCGCTCATCATGATCATCTACGGCGTGATCACCGAGGAGTCGGTGCTGGCGCTCTTCATGGCCGGCGTCGGGCCGGGGATCATGATGATCATCCTCTTCATCATCTATTCGATCCTCTACGCCCGCACGCAGCCCTCGCTGGAGCGAATCGAGAAGGCGAGCTGGGAGGAGCGGCGGCGCTCCGGGATCCGCGCGCTGCCGACGCTGATCCTCGCGGCCGTCGTCATCGCCGGGATCTACCGCGGCTGGTACACGCCGACCGAGGCGGCGGCGATCGGCTTCGCGGGCGCGCTCTTCGTGACCGGCATCGTGCTGCGCAGCCTGACGCTGAAGGCGCTGTGGGAGGCGACCGTGATGTCGATGCGCACCACCGTCGCGATCCTTCTGATCGTGGCGGGGGCGAAAATCTTCGGCAAGGCGATCGCGCTCTACCGGATCCCGCAGGACGTCTCGAGCTTCATCATCGACACCATCGCCTCGCCGAGCCTCTTCATCGGGGCGGTGGCGATCGTGCTCCTCATCATGGGGCTGGTGATGGAGAGCCTGTCGCTGCTCCTCATCATGGTGCCGGTTCTGGCCGGGGCGATGGTGCCGCTCGGCATCGACCCGATCTGGTTCGGCGTGTTCTTCGTCATCATGGTGGAATGTGCGCTGATCACACCGCCTGTGGGATTGAATCTATATGTGATCCAGGCGGTCGGAAACGGCACTCTGACCGAGGTTTCGCGTGGGATTCTGCCGTTTCTGGCCTTGATGTTGCTGACCGTTTTGGCCATTACGCTGATGCCCGCGATCGCGCTTTGGCTCCCATTCCACCTATAA
- a CDS encoding TRAP transporter small permease, producing MRRVAQLLSAIASVLLFAIGVMLTYEVVARYFFNAPTIWAEELSRLAMIWAVFLGSAALLRSGEHIRVTVLTDKLSAKGQAVMDVFALVFVAVISGFVAWHGAPIAWDSYVRGRTVGSMLDLPSWVSQASVPLGFGLIAIQAVALILARPSQPPKAAHPEHIEL from the coding sequence ATGAGGCGGGTGGCTCAACTCCTGTCGGCGATCGCGTCGGTCCTTCTGTTCGCGATCGGCGTGATGCTGACCTATGAGGTCGTGGCGCGGTATTTCTTCAACGCGCCGACGATCTGGGCCGAGGAGCTCTCCCGCCTCGCGATGATCTGGGCCGTGTTCTTGGGGAGCGCGGCCCTGCTGCGCTCGGGCGAGCACATCCGCGTCACCGTCCTCACCGACAAGCTGTCCGCGAAGGGGCAGGCGGTGATGGACGTGTTCGCGCTGGTCTTCGTCGCGGTGATCTCGGGCTTCGTCGCCTGGCACGGCGCGCCGATCGCGTGGGATTCCTACGTGCGCGGCCGCACGGTCGGGTCGATGCTGGACCTTCCGTCCTGGGTCAGCCAGGCGTCGGTGCCGCTCGGCTTCGGGCTGATCGCGATCCAGGCGGTGGCGCTCATCCTCGCGCGGCCGTCGCAACCTCCGAAAGCGGCCCATCCCGAGCACATCGAGCTCTGA
- the dctP gene encoding TRAP transporter substrate-binding protein DctP, with product MKKSWIAGALAGAMFAGLALPASAATTLRITLQLPMKSHLGQNLLLFKEEVEKLSGGEINVEIYDSAQLYKDNEVPEAVGSGQIEMGVASLTRFVGEIPAVDVFYMPFLFNTEEKVRAAVAPGAPVRTAIDDAIADTGSKVLWWQAYGGAILISNGGPIATPDDIKGKKVRVFGKWLGEWIDTVGGAPTLISGSEQFLAYQRGTVDVGLTGVSGVAARSLWDVMDTITRVNVADIEFIVLINQDFWEGLSEQEQLWINEAATRAETSVRDAMSKIEADAFAKAEENGMTVYDPTPEEIEAWKAASQPVIDKWLSQSGDLGKTVYDAANNL from the coding sequence ATGAAGAAGTCTTGGATCGCCGGCGCGCTGGCCGGTGCCATGTTCGCGGGCCTGGCGCTGCCCGCCAGCGCCGCCACGACGCTGCGCATCACGCTGCAGCTGCCGATGAAATCGCACCTCGGCCAGAACCTCCTGCTCTTCAAGGAAGAGGTCGAGAAGCTGTCCGGCGGCGAGATCAACGTCGAGATCTACGATTCCGCCCAGCTCTACAAGGACAACGAGGTGCCTGAGGCCGTCGGCTCCGGGCAGATCGAGATGGGCGTCGCCTCGCTGACGCGCTTCGTCGGCGAGATCCCGGCCGTCGACGTCTTCTACATGCCCTTCCTCTTCAACACCGAGGAGAAGGTCCGTGCGGCCGTGGCGCCCGGTGCACCGGTGCGCACCGCCATCGACGACGCGATCGCCGATACAGGCTCGAAGGTGCTGTGGTGGCAGGCCTATGGCGGCGCCATCCTGATCTCCAATGGCGGCCCGATCGCCACGCCCGACGACATCAAGGGCAAGAAGGTCCGCGTCTTCGGAAAGTGGCTCGGCGAGTGGATCGACACCGTCGGCGGCGCGCCGACGCTCATCTCCGGCTCCGAGCAGTTCCTCGCCTACCAGCGCGGCACGGTCGACGTCGGCCTGACCGGCGTCTCGGGCGTCGCCGCGCGCTCGCTGTGGGACGTGATGGACACGATCACGCGCGTGAACGTCGCGGACATCGAGTTCATCGTCCTCATCAACCAGGACTTCTGGGAAGGTCTCAGCGAGCAGGAGCAGCTCTGGATCAACGAGGCCGCCACCCGCGCCGAGACGTCCGTGCGTGACGCCATGAGCAAGATCGAGGCCGACGCCTTCGCCAAGGCCGAGGAGAACGGCATGACGGTCTACGACCCGACGCCGGAGGAGATCGAGGCCTGGAAGGCCGCCTCGCAGCCGGTGATCGACAAGTGGCTCTCGCAGTCGGGCGATCTGGGCAAGACCGTCTACGACGCGGCGAACAACCTTTAG